A window from Solanum stenotomum isolate F172 chromosome 7, ASM1918654v1, whole genome shotgun sequence encodes these proteins:
- the LOC125871302 gene encoding uncharacterized protein LOC125871302, translating to MAPRGGGRCRYSGKRTADPVASPLMSSFARDQAPSLPELPTQVTRDSVAVNISGPSSSVGIEIPRNDIVSTTSSNTTDGTRIPIEIVMGCLEPSNNVSRAITKIFKEKLDPEGHDWKSVTPKIKDFYSEEFKKRFH from the exons ATGGCACCTAGGGGGGGTGGACGTTGTAGATATTCTGGAAAAAGGACAGCAGATCCAGTGGCATCTCCTCTAATGTCGAGTTTCGCACGTGATCAAGCACCATCATTGCCTGAACTGCCAACACAAGTTACGCGAGATTCAGTTGCAGTCAACATATCGGGACCATCTTCATCTGTGGGGATCGAAATACCAAGGAATGACATTGTATCCACAACTTCATCAAATACAACTGATGGTACCCGCATCCCAATTGAAATCGTCATGGGATG tttGGAGCCAAGTAACAATGTATCTCGGGCGATCACAAaaatctttaaggaaaaattggaTCCTGAAGGACATGATTGGAAGTCAGTTACACCAAAAATTAAGGACTTCTACTCGGAGGAGTTTAAG
- the LOC125870982 gene encoding uncharacterized protein LOC125870982 has product MPPTPLRSGEDVLKGIEELGLKKVTELGADIINRQISKFSGWKKRSIFWDLPYWSTNLIRHNLDVMHIEKNFFENVFNTVLEVDGKTKDNPKSREDLKEFCRRPKLHVVDGKYPKAIYTLKEESKKLLCEWVKNLKFPDGYVSNMGRCVDMKKHKLFGMKSHDCHVFMQRLVPVAFRELLPKKVWEALNEMSLFFRDITSTVIREEDMVRLQQKIPEILCKLERVFPPSFFDSMEHLPVHLAYEAMIAGPVQYRWMYPFERNLRKYKYNVRNKAHVEGCICNAHIVEEASSFCSHYFEPHVYTRHRKVPQNDDGGMDEQDGYDDNLSIFTYPGRGFGELNRRYLTEEELKAAHIYILLNCREVQPYVEKFIDSLHQMFPQITEQEVDRKLDEEFASWFTRYARVHIDNQFIKALAEGPCRSAKPYTGYNVNSFKFHTKGRSLSRASNNSGVCIKGTNYSADENDYYGVLTEILELEYKGSTPIKRTVLFKCEWFDPTPNVGMKIHPQYKLVDINHRRKLRKYEPFVLAMQAAQVYYATYPSLRRDKSDWWAVCKTKARGIVDMPPSSLVSPLVDVAEAFQCDEDGLRFDVVSDSETIVRNDPNGEFINLRDEDDNLDDETEFHDELESESDDENENEEAYYESGSE; this is encoded by the exons ATGCCGCCTACCCCATTACGATCAGGAGAAGATGTCTTAAAAGGGATAGAAGAACTAGGACTTAAAAAGGTAACAGAACTTGGGGCTGATATTATTAATCGTCAGATTAGTAAGTTTTCTGGTTGGAAGAAGAGAAGCATATTCTGGGATTTGCCATATTGGAGTACCAATCTCATTCGGCATAATCTAGATGTAATGCACATTGAGAAGAACTTCTTTGAGAATGTGTTCAACACAGTGCTGGAGGTAGATGGTAAAACAAAAGATAATCCCAAATCAAGAGAAGACTTGAAAGAATTCTGTCGACGCCCTAAATTACATGTTGTTGATGGGAAGTATCCGAAAGCTATTTACACACTGAAAGAAGAGTCAAAAAAATTGTTGTGTGAATGGgtgaaaaatctaaaatttccTGATGGATATGTCTCGAATATGGGAAGGTGTGTGGACATGAAAAAACACAAGTTATTCGGTATGAAAAGTCACGATTGTCATGTATTTATGCAAAGATTGGTACCTGTTGCATTCCGTGAGCTATTACCCAAAAAAGTGTGGGAAGCACTTAATGaaatgagccttttctttaGGGATATCACTTCTACAGTAATTCGTGAAGAGGATATGGTAAGACTACAACAAAAAATACCTGAAATACTTTGTAAATTAGAGCGTGTATTCCCTCCTAGCTTCTTTGACTCAATGGAGCATCTCCCTGTGCATCTCGCTTACGAAGCAATGATAGCTGGTCCGGTACAATATCgatggatgtatccatttgagAG AAATCTccgaaaatataaatataatgttcGAAATAAGGCACATGTCGAAGGATGCATATGCAACGCACATATAGTTGAGGAAGCTTCATCATTTTGTTCACACTACTTCGAGCCTCATGTTTACACAAGGCATAGAAAAGTGCCACAGAATGACGATGGTGGTATGGATGAACAAGATGGATACGATGATAATCTTTCTATATTCACCTATCCAGGTCGGGGATTTGGGGAACTAAATCGTAGATATCTTACTGAAGAAGAACTTAAAGCAgctcatatttatattttactaaattgtAGAGAAGTGCAGCCATATGTGGA GAAATTTATTGACTCTCTTCATCAAATGTTTCCACAAATTACGGAGCAGGAAGTGGACAGAAAGCTTGATGAAGAATTTGCATCATGGTTCACAAGATAT gcCCGAGTCCACATAGATAATCAGTTCATCAAGGCGCTTGCAGAAGGTCCATGTCGATCAGCGAAGCCATACACTGGTTATAATGTCAACAGCTTTAAATTTCACACTAAAGGACGCAGTTTGTCTAGAGCATCTAATAACAGTGGAGTTTGCATAAAAGGAACAAATTATAGTGCAGATGAGAATGACTACTATGGTGTGCTTACTGAAATTCTTGAATTGGAGTACAAGGGCAGTACACCAATCAAAAGAACTgttttatttaaatgtgaatGGTTCGACCCCACACCAAATGTAGGAATGAAGATTCACCCACAATATAAGCTTGTGGATATCAATCATAGAAGAAAATTGAGGAAGTACGAACCATTTGTTTTGGCAATGCAAGCGGCTCAAGTGTATTATGCTACTTATCCTAGCTTACGACGTGATAAAAGTGATTGGTGGGCAGTGTGCAAAACAAAAGCTCGGGGTATTGTGGATATGCCTCCATCATCTTTAGTGTCCCCTCTAGTAGATGTTGCTGAGGCTTTCCAATGTGACGAAGATGGTTTAAGATTTGATGTAGTGTCCGATAGTGAAACTATTGTCCGTAATGATCCAAATGGCGAATTCATAAACTTGAGAGATGAGGATGATAATTTAGATGATGAGACAGAGTTTCATGATGAATTAGAATCAGAATCAGATGATGAAAATGAGAATGAAGAGGCGTACTATGAAAGTGGCAGTGAATAG
- the LOC125871303 gene encoding uncharacterized protein LOC125871303, translating into MSSNHQWMYKRLTKGLYDPEFLRGVQQFIEFAMSHPEGRDGERLRCPCNRKKCQNRNFENVHTVHGHLLKEGFVSGYHVWYLHGESEVTETIDQDERMHNWEHTMNNLPVDVSEFDDPGPSTSYHRMVHEAAGPAFVPDHMEELPNPDAQHFYDMLDSANQEVWPGCETHSKLSVVARLLHIKAEHHLSERCFDDICQYVNEMIPPDNVMPKNFYETKKLMRGMNMPVEKIHTCVNACMIYWGEDSELVNCKFCSHPRYKLTSQSSIQKKYLVPFKQMYYFPLTPRLQRMYASTATASHMRWHAEHEVEEGVMRHCSDAPAWKHFDKMHPSFSEENRNVRLGLSTDRFQPFGQTGKQYSSWPIIVTPYNLPPWICMKDPYLFLSVIVPGPKNPKQQLDVFLQPLIVELKNLWNVGVNTYDISKKQNFQMRAALMWTISDFPAYSMLSGWSTAGRLACPYCMENSDAFTLTKGGKQSWFDNHRKFLPLNHP; encoded by the coding sequence ATGAGTTCAAATCATCAATGGATGTACAAAAGATTAACCAAAGGTCTGTATGATCCTGAATTCCTAAGAGGTGTACAACAATTTATTGAGTTCGCTATGAGTCATCCAGAAGGAAGGGATGGTGAGAGACTAAGGTGCCCATGTAACCGAAAGAAATGTCAGAATAGAAACTTTGAAAATGTTCATACTGTCCATGGGCATTTATTAAAAGAAGGTTTTGTATCAGGATATCATGTATGGTATTTGCATGGAGAAAGTGAAGTTACGGAAACTATAGATCAAGATGAAAGAATGCACAACTGGGAACATACTATGAATAACCTACCGGTTGATGTTAGTGAATTTGATGATCCTGGACCTAGTACGTCTTATCATAGAATGGTTCATGAGGCTGCTGGTCCCGCATTTGTTCCAGATCATATGGAGGAATTACCTAATCCTGATGCCCAACATTTTTATGATATGCTTGATTCtgcaaatcaagaagtgtggCCTGGTTGTGAAACACACTCAAAATTATCAGTTGTTGCTCGTTTGTTGCATATCAAGGCTGAACATCACCTCTCTGAaagatgttttgatgatatttgtCAATATGTGAATGAGATGATTCCGCCTGATAATGTGATGCCAAAAAATTTCTATGAAACTAAAAAGTTAATGAGGGGAATGAACATGCCAGTTGAAAAAATTCATACTTGTGTCAATGCCTGCATGATTTACTGGGGAGAGGATAGTGAACTTGTAAATTGCAAGTTTTGTAGTCATCCCAGGTATAAGCTTACAAGTCAAAGTTCTATTCAGAAGAAATATCTTGTACCATTCAAACAGATGTATTACTTTCCTCTTACTCCACGACTGCAACGAATGTATGCTTCCACAGCAACTGCTTCACACATGCGATGGCACGCTGAACATGAAGTTGAAGAAGGCGTGATGCGTCACTGTTCAGATGCACCTGCatggaagcattttgataaGATGCATCCATCTTTTTCAGAGGAAAATCGTAATGTTAGATTGGGACTGTCCACTGATAGGTTTCAGCCATTTGGTCAAACAGGAAAGCAATATTCATCTTGGCCAATAATTGTGACACCATACAACTTACCTCCTTGGATATGTATGAAAGatccatatttatttttatctgttATAGTTCCTGGACCAAAGAATCCTAAGCAGCAACTAGATGTCTTCTTGCAGCCTTTGATTGTTGAGTTGAAGAACCTATGGAATGTAGGTGTCAACACATATGATATCTCTAAGAAGCAAAATTTTCAAATGCGAGCTGCTTTGATGTGGACAATAAGTGACTTTCCTGCATATTCGATGTTGTCTGGATGGAGTACTGCAGGCAGGCTAGCATGTCCATATTGTATGGAGAATTCTGATGCTTTTACTTTGACAAAAGGTGGTAAGCAGTCCTGGTTTGACAATCATCGTAAATTTCTGCCACTTAATCATCCATAA